The Acetivibrio cellulolyticus CD2 genome segment CGAATTCACCATAATTAAAAGTCAAGAGGGATTAAATAGTTACAAATTAGTGTAAAAGAGTCGTTGGGAGTGAGGATATATTGTGATCAAAAAGGAATTAGTAAACCAAAGCATTGACTATATCATACAGCATATTGATGACAATCTTACAATAAAAGATGTTGCAGATCATTTTCATTTCTCAAAGTATTATTTTTGCAGGTCCTTCAAGGAGGCAACCGGTGAAAGTGTATATGAATTCATAAAACGACTGAAACTGGATCAGAGTGCCATTAATATTAAGTTGGAAAAAAACAAATCTATAACAGATATTGGCCTGAATTATGGATACAGCTCATCAAATTACAGCTCCGCATTCAGAAAGCATCATAAAGTTTCTCCGGTCGAATTTCGTAATTCTACAAATGTAACGAGCATGTCAAATCCCTTCTATCCCCAAGAGTTTTCCAGTTTTGACGCGTTTGAAGCTTATAACCGTAAAATAGAAATAAAGGAACTCTGTAACTACTTGGTTATCTATGAACGAATGATTGGAAATTATATCGAGTTGAAAGAAAAATGGTATGCTTTTTTGGATAAATACAAAGCTTATATCAAAGCGGATACACTATTGATAGAAAGGTTTTATGATGATCCTGCAATTACCTCCCTGAACGGCTGTCTATGTGATATTTGTATAACAACGGATGAATATTGCAGACTGGATAATGTGACAATGGTTAAAGGTGGCAAATTTGCAACGTATCGCTTTGAGGGGAAAATACTGGATATTTTTTGTGCTTTACAGGGGATATTCAGCGTTTGGCTGCCGGCAACCGGTTATGAAATGGATAAAAGATACGGGTTGAATATTTATAGGGAAATTGACAGAGAAAATGAATGTGTAATTATGGATTTGTGCATCCCGGTAAAATAGAGCAAGGATTCAGAAGTCATCAAACAGACTTTATTCTATAATAAAAATTACTAAGATATAGTAAATTCTATTTTAGAAAAGAGTCTTTTTTTATAAAAATATGGAGGTATAGAAATGTTCGATGTAAGAAAAATTCAAGAACAAGTTATTTTTGAGGCCATTAGAAATAGAAGCGATACGGAAACGGGGAAAGAAATTATTAATGGCCATGATGGGTTGGCAAAAAGTGAAAATAATGCCGATTGGGTAAAATCGACAATGCGTAGATTGGAAAACAAATTTGATAAGGAAACAACGAAACAGATTCGTATGAGTTGCCAGTGCGGTTATGGAATGGATGAAAAGTTGGCATTCTTAAAAGAGTTGATAGCTGATGCGTCAAATATGGAGGAATTTGCAAA includes the following:
- a CDS encoding DUF6144 family protein, translating into MFDVRKIQEQVIFEAIRNRSDTETGKEIINGHDGLAKSENNADWVKSTMRRLENKFDKETTKQIRMSCQCGYGMDEKLAFLKELIADASNMEEFANSDKAKGGGLFCKDGVLYLQFLFCPCPMLADVDKLETKTWCQCTTGYSKVLFEKAFGCGVDVDLLKSIKAGDDICLMKIVPHGLIWK
- a CDS encoding AraC family transcriptional regulator produces the protein MVIKKELVNQSIDYIIQHIDDNLTIKDVADHFHFSKYYFCRSFKEATGESVYEFIKRLKLDQSAINIKLEKNKSITDIGLNYGYSSSNYSSAFRKHHKVSPVEFRNSTNVTSMSNPFYPQEFSSFDAFEAYNRKIEIKELCNYLVIYERMIGNYIELKEKWYAFLDKYKAYIKADTLLIERFYDDPAITSLNGCLCDICITTDEYCRLDNVTMVKGGKFATYRFEGKILDIFCALQGIFSVWLPATGYEMDKRYGLNIYREIDRENECVIMDLCIPVK